TTGGGTGTACACTGTTCATTGGATAGATAGTATTAGTCCCATTAGGCCGGTGCTACAagattcttttcttttctcctcTTTTCTCCTTTTTTCTTCAACGTCTTCTCATTGCAAACAAACAAACCCTAACTCTTCATAAAGTTCTTTCACTCAATGCTCCAATACCATAGCTAAATCAATTTTCATTTCTTCAAAAATCAAATTGGAAAACACAAACCCCACTTGCAATTGAATCAAGAATATTGTTTGACCTTTTGATGTAACCTTTGATGAAAAGTCAACCCATATAGAGGGTGTAAACACACTTTGCCTAATGCTTTTTCAACCAAATGTTTATATTATGCTATTATTGAATgacaattttataatatttatattataacataaataaaagCATATTAAGATGGTTTAGACTTGTTCTAAGAAGATTTTAAGAGATAAATGCCAAGAGTAGATTATATGATTTCTAATTAATACGCTAAGAATTATGCAACAATGATTGCTGAAGTATAAATGTTTATGGGATAACATTTTCATTGAAgacttttatttttactatttacaATATAAAAGTCAACTTATTTAATTATGATTCAAAAATCAGATGTGAAAGTTTTTGGGTAAACCATTCCTACAAAATGTTTCAATTGATACTATTAGGTTGATGTATCTGAATGCACCGAATCTTATCATAATATTCTACAATTAAccctctctttgttttcaggTATGAGATGAACAGAGAGGAAGGAATGAGtgtttcttattattttcataaatgttaatatatttaataaatttatttcaatttactacaatctattatatttttattttttatattaaaaaatacaaataattatagatattatatatatatataattaatttaaatctacacaaataaaatatatcataattcattattcaaatattttttaataacaaagataaatttgtaagCTTACAAGTTACATTCtacatctttaaaataatttctgaaTTTTCTCgcaatcactacaagaaaatcatgaaatagaaaccaatttttagagatcaaaataattagtggcaatagtaactaaattagagaccattttagaaactaaaataaattttgatttctaaattagtttatattattgttaaatagtttctaaattggtatctaattagcaaccaaggttttagagaccaaatttagaaactaaataattgatagttaaaactttggttgctaattagatactaatttagaaactatttaacaataatataaactaatttataaatcaaaatttcttacaactaattattttggtctctaaaaattggtttctatttcatgattttcttgtagtgaattatCATATTATTCATAAATTTCAACAAATCATATTTACAAATTCCTCTATCATCCatcaatccaaacaacttcaAACATATTTTCTATTCCTTACAAATTTATCCTCTCTCCCCTTGGTACAAATTTtatcctcaatccaaacacatctagcaagaataattttaaaaaattcataaattctcGTGTTGcagttcttttaaaaaaaaaagtctttttaattaaaacaaaataatataagtttTATATCATCATTGGAAATATAAATTCCTTGCAAACAATATACATAGTCATCTGATACTCGTTTTAATAATTagttgaaattgaaaaattgtGTATTGTTCTATATGACACAAGAGTGTGATACTGGTACGAGACAATATGGGATGAtgataatatttaatgtttagTGAACCAAAACAATGTCATGTAACTCTTAAAAAGAAGGAACACTATCAACTTAAAACCAATTTGGTATAACAGAACAGAAAATTATAAACGATGTTGGAAACTTCAGAAGTAAAAGAAGAAATGTGTGACTTGGTAAGAATAATGAGTTAGATCTATGAACAAGAGAAAGCAAGTTGAAATGCTATGGTGGTAGTACATGTTTATTTGAGAAAAAGCATATGAAATGAGGGAAATGTGTGTGGAAAATAAATGGTGAATCCAAGTTGCGAATGCTCTACGGAAGTGAGAGTTAGAGGAAAAAGATTGTGTGCAGATGCAGAACGTGTTGTGGGGACCAAAAAATGGTGACAAAGATGTTTCATAACATGAATGGAACCCTCCAAATGCAATCGATTGCTCTTTGGGATCAACATTGTTCCCGAACTACCCACCCAAATTCTAGTTTCGAATCCGTCTGGTTATTGTCCCACCCATTCACACTCACTCACCTATTTCTTTTGCTAAATCATTTTATTTCTGGTAACATTCACTTCATGCAACTCTGTTTTCTGTATTCGTTCAAGTCTAGGTGCCAAATCATTTTATGCTTTTGTTCAAAGAACCATAGATGCTACTTTATTATCGACGATTCCATTGGACCTACCTTCGTAAAAATGCCTCTGCACTGCTCCATCACCGTTTCTGCTCCCACTCCAGTTTATTAGAAAACAACTGTTTCCATATGcaaattactataaaaaaaacagagataaacaaaagaaaaaaaaatgcaaattactataaaaaaacagagataaagaaaaaaaaaaagtaagtgaaagatataagaaataatatttcttttttatttaaattaaagtaaaaaatctGGATATATACGAACATTACGTccttaatacatttattttaaatataattaaaaagacAGAAAGTAAAACAAAGAATGAATGGAGactaaaactataaaaaaataaaataaaaactataaatatatacaaagaGAAACTAAGAATGTTTGTAGTGCTCCTACTAGAAATAAATTACTAGAAATAAATTCGGGAGTGCAATTCAGTGAGAACTAAGTTGTTCTTTGAAATTAAGTTCCAACTGATCTCTAATGTGAGATGGGAGGTTCACATGAAAATAACTCTCTTATGCTTAAGTTAATAGGAGCATAAAGATAACAAATTCTCTATAGTATAAGAGTTAAAGGTATGGAATAAGATAGATTGTACTTCGGATGTTCTTCTTTGAGTTATGAATCATTTGGATTAGTCATATAACTGTTATTCATTGTTTTATAAATAATCACTCGTCATTTAAAATTTACTGATTAGATCGTTTCAATTATTAAATATAGAGTAACGATCCAGTTGAAAAGTTAAGTGATGAGTCATAAAGTAAACAGgtacaaatattaaatatttattttattttattttgaagtaTGGTAAAACACTATTTCTGTTCCCACTCCAGTTTACTGTAAAACAACTGTTTCCATATGCAAATCATAGGAAATGTGTCAGTTTAGCATTTAATGAGACATCAATTAGTGACAGAAGGAACTGCAAGTTGGTGCCTCTATTCAGAAGGAACCCCAAGACTTAAAATTGATGAGAAAAGATAGAAGCATCTTAATCCAAGTTTTGTCTTTGGAAGTTATTGGGCCTCAAAAATATAATGGAGAAAGTTTCCAATGTTAGCCTAATACGCTTTGGATTACCTTAATTAATCTTAGTTTATGAATACCTCTTCAAAATATATCCACAAAATAGTTTAGTGTGATAATATTTTACGGTATGTAGTTAGAAAATTGTTGtactataataaataaatactttcTTAGGTAAGGAGTTTATGAAATGGGTTTCTCATTTTGATAACAACATGCACCAAAATACTAGATATTTATAGTGCTGTTCATCTCCCAATGATGATGGGTGGAGAAAATTTGAACTTTGAATCTCCATGATCAAATTCTAAATCTTCCCTAACAAcctaaaactaggtaactttgTCTCGGCCTAACTATGATTAAGAATCTAACTAAATATCTAAACTAATTAATCAATATTGATAAATTGCATTGTCATTTTAAATACTTGTGTTTGGTTTTGTTTAAAGCTTGTAAAGCACTATAAGTCTCGTGTTTTTCTTTACAAAATTGAAAGTTTATATGTATTTTCATGATATCCTTTAAATAACTCTTAAACATATCGTTAGAGATCGTAATTATTACATATTGAAGTTATAATTCATGAGTCAACATTAGATTTAATCTCACTTCTATTATGTTGTATACTTGAATATAAATCTAAAATGTTAGAAATTTTGTAAAGATAAGAAATAGATTTATTGACTAAATAACTATGTCTAAAAAGAATTGTAGGTAAGAAGATggtaagaagaaagaagaagtttttattattattatatatatatatatatatatatatatattagtgtaGGGAGACTTTCTCTTCAAATTTCAGTTCAATTAGGTAGGAATCATTAATCATGAGATCCtaacattattaaattaattgcatataattaaatacaacatcgtacaatattataaaatattacatacaataattacgtataatttaataattattattttcttaataataaatgtacatTTATATACAAGTGATTATTGTCacgtaaattaaaaaaaattattattctaaTCACATTGTAAATTATACAACTATTTGtctttttaattatatgttatAATTATTGATTTTCATCTGGAATCATATTTTGTCACCTTCCACTcatcaacaatttttttcaaaataagtaGAAAACACACAAGTAAAATTAACAAAGCTACATGGattatgataaataattaagtaatttttatttccatatgataaaaaatataataggtATGTCTTTTAAACAAGTAACATTATACTTGATTTTAGTGGGATAGGTAACATTACAAATTCTTGagataactaattaaaataataataataataataataataataattattattattattattattattttagcataTTATACAGGATCACATTACTTCataatttatttcatgttgCAAGTATTTAGAGAAAAAGAATCATTATTTATAGAAACAattgaagaaattaaaaataaatgagtaacaaaattttaaagaattaGATTAGAACATATAGaaatttttaacttaaaataggattagaaaatttaaatcatttcaaaatgcatataatataatgtaattttttttattttttttatgattcaatacaagaaaatcattaaatacaaattaattttaaagacaacaaataaataattaattgtggTATTGATTgaattacatattattttaaagactaaaaaattattgatatctaaagtaatttataaatttataaactaatttttaggttagtatataattagctactaaagttttaactatcaaatttataatcttaAGTATTTGGTAGcaaattaaataccaatttataaaccattttataaatttagaaaataatttaatataaataattttttaatatttaaaatagtattaatttagagtaattattttttctttaatattagtttcaatttaatgattttttaatagtgatttttttaaattatattttcatttgatattattttttttacagattAATAATACTTCCAAAAGAgataacatattaaaaaaattactttaaaaaaaattaaactcttttCACATGTAATGTTTTACTTTTGTATGTATTTATGAGTATAAAAGtagtatttataataaaatatgtcattttataatatttaaatatcagagttatttcaaataattttaagcATGTCAAAACTCCaaatttaatctataaaattaaaacgTATGGAGATTCCTTCAAGTGTAAtcgagaaaaaaaatattaattactataattgtatgaaaaaaatcttatatatatatatatattatttttcattcagacccataaaatgttaaaattttgCTGCACTTTTGCCAGTGTCCATGAGTGTCACATGGAAGAGatgttgaaaaataattaatcacagCAAGTGGTGGGGTCAAATGCTTCTTAGGTACCAGTTTTCTGTAACCTTTggaattatataaatataaatatatatatatatatatatatatatatatataatccaaAGTATCACGGGAGAAAATGTTAAAAATCATTCTTTCGAGCATGTGTGAGACTCTGTACTATCTTGCTATCAAATTTATTGAGAATCATtggatatttatttttatactgttTAAGGTTTTAAAAAGGTCTCTTTctcaatttatattatatatctttcttttatatcatttattttcagattgcttgtattattaaataaattgaaagaaGCCAtggtaattaaaattaatttcttttagatATAATGTCACTAAACCTAAAAAAATGAGTATGGTTTATTGGAAGGGTGaagaaacataaataaataattggtCCACCTAAAAACATTTTCATGCACAAAAAAACAGAagatttgtaaaaaaaaatgttacaaatGAATTGCTGAATGGATTGTAAAATTGTATAACCTATTATAGGATATACTGTGCCAAAGCAAAATATTCATACATTGTTCTTTTTGTATGTGTTTCTATCTATAAGGTGTTTGTTTtcctttaataatattattatatacttATCCCACATTTTATtgtgttaataaaaaaattatgtatctgtgttttttatttttattattattatatgtgtatttttttaatttttaaaaattcaaaaaattatcctgtattttatttttattatcattatatatgtattttttattttttaaattcaataaattcTAAATGATGTGTTTTAGACATAATTACAAAGACTCTTTCAAAagataaattatgttatttaattaaGCAATATAAATTtacttaattattataatttaataataagtatattcATTAACACAAACTTTATTTTGTTTGAAATGATAGGAGACGGAAAAGTGAATATTAATCTTTATTTCGGTTTCCCACTTAAAGaataatttgtaaaattatgatattgtaaattattttatacataaatatatgtTATAATTTTGAATGGTTAACTATCTTTCTATTACAATTATAATAGGTGcactcaaaatattaaatatttatgtacCTTCTAATGTATATTGTGTTTATTAAAATGAACTTTAAATttatagtaataatataaatataaatataaatataaatatgcaaatactattttttattttgttaatattaaatataactatatataaatgataaaaataaaaaatatatgtgtTTCTACTACTAATAATATGTTTGATTAAGTTTATTGAAAGAGCCCTAAAACCTCTAACTCCTTAAGGGTAAATTTACATTTgataattatgttatttattttaattttgttaattaatcaatcaaatataaatatatatatatatatatatatatatatatatatatatatatatatatatatatactagacattgttttaagttgtttattCCTAAtgaaatgtatattttatttataagaaaTGAATACAAGTATTATAAAAATTGGAACtatttgtatatattattgAACTAAGTTACATCTGTTTAATTAAGAGTAGAATAAATGAAACACTAATTAAGATTTGTCTGTTGTATTAAGATTTGTCTGTATGTTATGGGTATTCTCTGTCCTTTTTTTTGTCTCATTAATATCCTATTTGCAaggaaataaacaaaaaattgttaaatacaTGTAGAACAATCCCTTTTgggttgaaaaaaataaatagattataaagttacaatacaaaaaaattattaaaaaataataattttatagacaagaaataaattataaaccattttaaagattaaaaaaattattggtttctaaatcagtttttattattgataaatagtttctaaatttatatctaattagctactaaggtttttctaccaaatattttgatatcagtcttagaaactacttatcaataatagaaactaatctaaaaatcaataatttttttagtctataggatagtttttaatttagttattatagtaactaattattttagtctttaaaattaattattatttaatgattttttttatagtattaaTTAAACTATTGTGAGTAtgtaaatacttattttttttatgtttatgacatgaaatatataaattgaaatagaatttattgttttaaattatagTCCGTATAAAACAGTTACCATTTTactattgtttattttttttataaattttaacataCCATTAAGataatacataattttaatatataatctaTTCTCGTACAAAAGAGATTTAGAggatttttttcattaaataatttacTCATTTGTCTTAATCGGGGTTTACACCATTTCTTGCATTTCTCAAACTAGTTTGAgttactttcttttctttatttttgctttttcaCTTCAATTAAGCTCTCCTTTTTTTTAGACTTTCGATAGGGAAGATACCAGCAAAAGGTGCTCTGACACTCAAATAAGTACTCGATTTCGATGTAATTAATGCGCAATAATGACATATATTTTACTTGAAATTTGTGattatttatatgtttattataaGTCCATTATTATTGGACCATATTAATGTTTGAATCGTGATTAATAACGTActacctattttttttttacatttatgcTTGTTAATTCTCTCCCGATCTTAAtgcattttgaatattttagtaGATCGGAATCGAGTATCGAAACCTAAAACTAGGTTTCGTTCGATTCCGACCGGTACATTATGTCTTTCATgttaaacaaataatatattttacattattatttttatgagacTTATCATATCAATTTATCGATGTAGATGTTAATTATGTAAAATTTAgattatttagataatttttgttttatttggtagaaattttgaagaaaatgtAGTAATTGTGAGGGTAGGGCAAATTAAATGGATGAAAGAAGTTGAGTGTGACAAATAGTAATAAGCAAAAGAAGCATCTTTAATCTTAATTCATAGGTTTTACCTAATTCTCATTCTCACCCTCTCAGTGTGAAGGTCAACGACCCTCTTTCCCTACTTCAATCAAATCATTACGTCATCCTCCACGTCAATCACACCTTCActaataacatattttaaacTGTGTAATAATTTCCTGTGTTACACTGTGCTTAATTCACAAGTGTTTAAATGCAACACATTTGCACTCACTCAACCATTTATCTTCCTTCCTTCAATCCCTCTCTTCATTTCTCACTACCAACTCCTTCATTCCGCCATGTTTGAACACTCCACCACTGCATCACCTTCTTCTCTCTTCCCTCAACTCACTCACTTCGACACCCTCTCCCAACTCAACAACTTCGACACCAGTTACTGCtattacaacaacaacaacaacagtaGTAGTAACTGTAGCAGTGGCTATAGCAGTTATGGTGGGTCTCCCACTTCTGTGGCCACTCCCAACTTTATGCAGAGGAGTGTCAACAGTAATTCCTTCAACTACAACAACAATGGCACCCACCACCCTCTTTCTGCTCTCTTCGCCGAATTGCTCGACTCCCATGATGCTCCAGTTAGGAGAGTTTGCAGTACCGGTGATCTCCAGGTACaccttttcttcttcatttcatGCACTCACTCACATGTTGTGCAGATCACTTTGTGAAGAATCTTTGTGTGCAAACTGGTTAAATTAACACCAATATCGTAACTTTGTGAAGAATCTTGTTCTGGGTGCAAACTGGTTTAATTAAATAATGACTCTGGTAGATTAAAATACCTactgcagaaaaaaaaaacgataAAAAATTTGCAgacttaaaaaaattcaaaatttgatgTCACCCGATGTAcccttttacttttttatttcagTTCAAACCTTGTTTTCAGCTTAAAGTTATTGTAGAGTTCGTTTATGAATAGTCAAATTTTGCAATACACTGGTTTAACAGTCTGATTGCGTAATAAGGACTGGTGAATAGACAAAGCATAACCGTGAATGGAAGGAATTGATTTAATGTATGTAGCTATGTTGAATTGATTTGATCACTGAGGTTAGATTATTTTAGTACTAAAATTTGGTGTTAATGAGAATCTGGgagattcttttattttattttttgcttaTGCTTACTTCCTCTTGATTATTTGCTGTAATATGCGGTTGTTTAtgcatgatttttttataattttaaagacaTGGAATGTTTTGTTCAGGGGATTAATGGAGGTCAACATAATCACCTCTCGGATAGTCCGTTATCAAGCGAAAGTAGTATGATCATAGAAGGTATGAACAGAGCCTGTAGATATAGCCCAGAGGAGAAGAAGGTGAGAATTGAGAGATACAGAAGCAAAAGGAACCAGAGGAATTTCAACAAGAAAATTAAGGTTCACTATGTTTTCAATGTTTTGAGTTACAATCactgttttattatatttatttacttaCAGTAGTTTTCAATGTTTTACTGTTAAACTTTTATGCACCAAGGTTTATTCCAAAAGAACCATAAACTTTTAGTAGCTTTCTATGTTTTACTGTTGTGAATAAAGTCCTGTACTGCATcaactaaaattatatattccAAAAGGACCACAAATCTACGAATGTAGTGGACAACACTGTGTTTGGCTTCATGATCtatgattaaaattaaaatcatgtCCAAGGTTGAATTAGAAGTTAAGAAAGTTAAAAGATAATCCATTTGACAAAATCCTGATTCAGAAAAGAAGTGAGACATTTTCTATATAACAGGACAAGAATTTGACAATTTGTTCACCATACTCTCTGCTTATTAGACACCTGGTGGCCatacaaaacattaaacattacaAGTAAGTGTGATTTTAGGTGTGTTTTGGTGCTTCACCACAGGtccagaattttgttaagtatgAAAATCTTCCAATGGATTTTGTGTTATTCTTTAAGAGTACTACCAGGATCAATCAAACGTGTAATTAACCATATACCCTTTATATTACAATCAATTTATAGTGTaatgttataaattataatgtCTCTAATGGTGCTTCCCTATACTCTTTTGTTATGAAAAAACTAGGGTGAAAATGTTAACTTATCTTCTTTTGGCATGGAATCAGTATGCTTGCAGGAAAACATTGGCAGACAGCAGGCCACGCATCAGAGGAAGGTTTGCAAGGAATGATGAAATTGACAAGAACACTTCAATTCAGTGGAGCCAAACTGGtggagatgaagaggaagaagaagatgagaaTTGGTTCACCATCTTAGATTCCTTAGTTGCTGCAAATTTTGGTCAGGAGTCTCAAGGAAGTTGTTCCTCCCATGGTGTATTCTATTAGAATAATTGCATATTTGATAACTCAGTTGTTTTTCGGTTTGTTTTCCATGTTCAAAGTATTGTGGTGCACTTTATTTAGTTTAGATCAAAGTAGTAATGTAAATATAGTTCTCTGAGTCTTCAATGCAATTCTTATTATTAGCCTTTTAATCTAGGGTGATGTTTTTGAGTGCCCTGTAACTTTTTATAGGATTCAGCAGCAATGTATTATTGGATGAAAACTTTGGCAATAGTTGTTGTACTTGTGGTTAAAGTCTGCAGCATGTATCATCACATCCCTTTTGTTGAAGCACTTGCTTGAAAAGAGAATAGAAAGTGACCATCACTTGCATTGCACTCTGGGGGGATGTACCTATCACTTTTTTCTTACTGTGTATTTGGGACACAACAACAATGAAACGCTCCCAATTTGTTTTCAAGTTCAACCACTGTCATGGCAACTGCAACCCCAATTAAGCAGTAGTTTTAAGTTCACAATTATTCATCCTTCGTTATGCATCATCGATCGGTTAAACTATCCACGGTGGATGTCAATTGTTCAGATGTCCGCCAATTGTTCTTATATAAAGGAGATTGAGAGAATCTCTTATTGATTGAACAATTCATTTCTCCGATTTAGTCCAACTCCATTTTCTTCTTGCTCTCTACCTTCGACTCTCAATCAAGAGAATATTTATAAAAGGTGTTTCGACGTTTAAGAAAGTGTTTGATTTTAtgcaataaaaacatataatgacATACCTTTGTCTATTTATGACGTAATAATGATGGTTTATTACTGTTGGACTGAGATTAACATTtacattataattaaaaatgtattatctAATTTTTCTTACGGCTTAGCtttattaatcattatttaaacTTAATGCATTTAAACATGTTGGTATCCGTTACCATttggataaatatttttatcagtATTAATTGCAGAAAGTTAGGAAGGATTAAACACAGTATTGTAATACCTGATCCCAGATCTTCCTCATACTTAGCAAGAACAGGAACAAGATTTATAGAGAAGGTATATCTAAATAAATGTTGGGGTGTTAATGCTCCGAAAAGGACTAAAAAAGTCAAAAAGGTTTAAGCATAACACAGCATAAGGCATAAGCAATGTCGTTTGAAGGTTGCAGCTTTTGAACAATGCACTTTCGCTGAAACAGTGAAGACATGGGTCAAAATCACTTCCACGTGACATGCTTTGTGCATTTTGTGGTCAAAGACACAACACATTCATAACAATCTTAATGGGATTCAAGGATTATGATTAACCCACCACCTATcctccaaaaaaaaaaacttcaattcaaataaaactaatCTTAATTTATTTGACTAAATAAATTGGAACATCGTTATCATTATTTGAAACAACGTTTTTCATAATTCATATTTAACAATAACTCTGTGTGAGATGCCACAAACTCAATTCAGACTCAGTGTGAATTCGATTCTAACTCAGTTTGAGAGAAATTTCAATATCTAGAAAGTAACATGCTTAAACAACCATTTCTTTTCCGCTATTGATTTGATATCAAATATTAACATTGCACACTAAATGCAACATTGTCATTCataataaaatgtattatttttgtgatttgcaTCACAAACACAATGTGCATATTGAAAGTATTACGTGTGTTTTTTCTAGATGATATTTAAATCTTTTTAGAAATCTCAACCCAACAAAAAAATACTACTGGataaaattatacaaatattattaaggaaataataattatcaaattatatgtaattattgaATGCAATATTGTAAGTTGAAGAGAGACTCCTACACTagtatatatttcctatacaagtgatgtatatatacacacaagagaataaaaacatctttttttcttttttccatcttcttacatacaattttcttataaatactTATACAGAAACCATTTagctaatatatatatatatatatttgttttcataatattgtttctaattttaattctatgtagtatttttttttaaattattaatgttggagatctcacatcgattaAAGATaagaaatttcataatatataagtaagtgTAAACCTTATCGTATGAGTTAAATTTGTAAgattgagttaagtttaaagtttacTTAGAGTTTATTAGAATTTTTAGAGtctattaaaattttcattgtAGATAAGTGAGTGAAGATCTCATTTTATGAATTGAATTTctaaggttgagttaggtttaaaattTGCTTAAAATTCACCATAACGAGAATTTATTGAACATAATTCCTACTTAGATAGATTTAGATGTGTGAAGGGATATCGATAATACCATTCTTAATAATTAATTGgattaaaaaaactttttaaagtaatttaagATTGAATTAAAAATTTTGTCGTTCTAtggatataaaaaattatgttgatTATGCTGTTGTATATGAGAATATAGTAAATATGATTTCTACCTTTAACATAGCAAATACTTTAATGTCAAACTATCTAAGTGAAGgtaatttcaaataataaacTCAGGAAAGTATGGTCTTGTTAGTGTTAACTCTAAAAAAAAAGTTCCTACAATGATTTGAAGAACTTGTAATAACAATGAGTCACTTAAACCACAAAAATTATCCTCGAGCAACATATAAAAGAGttagaatataaattatatatttgctTGTAAGATTAAAA
The genomic region above belongs to Phaseolus vulgaris cultivar G19833 unplaced genomic scaffold, P. vulgaris v2.0 scaffold_30, whole genome shotgun sequence and contains:
- the LOC137817341 gene encoding zinc finger protein CONSTANS-LIKE 1-like, yielding MFEHSTTASPSSLFPQLTHFDTLSQLNNFDTSYCYYNNNNNSSSNCSSGYSSYGGSPTSVATPNFMQRSVNSNSFNYNNNGTHHPLSALFAELLDSHDAPVRRVCSTGDLQGINGGQHNHLSDSPLSSESSMIIEGMNRACRYSPEEKKVRIERYRSKRNQRNFNKKIKYACRKTLADSRPRIRGRFARNDEIDKNTSIQWSQTGGDEEEEEDENWFTILDSLVAANFGQESQGSCSSHGVFY